One Williamwhitmania sp. genomic region harbors:
- a CDS encoding ferritin family protein — protein sequence MKKFAIFSLAAFAAGAMLLGSCSKTTPVKTIENLKAGITGETTASAKYAAFAAKARAEGYDTIAKMFDATSKAESIHANNHMAALTKLGVEFTAKADSFTVMTTKENLEDAIKGEQYENTTMYPEFIKAAMEEKVPEAITSFTWAFDTEKKHQVFYQNALDALNNTNSETGLPVAWAVCPKCGNTYDAAHVDDFCAFCQTPKEKFIMF from the coding sequence ATGAAAAAGTTTGCAATCTTTTCTTTAGCAGCCTTCGCTGCTGGTGCTATGCTCTTGGGAAGCTGTAGTAAAACTACTCCAGTAAAAACCATCGAAAATCTAAAAGCTGGAATTACCGGTGAAACAACAGCAAGTGCTAAATATGCAGCCTTTGCTGCAAAAGCTCGTGCCGAAGGTTATGACACCATCGCCAAGATGTTTGATGCGACATCCAAGGCTGAAAGCATCCACGCTAACAACCACATGGCTGCACTAACTAAGCTAGGAGTTGAATTCACTGCAAAGGCAGATTCTTTTACTGTTATGACCACTAAGGAAAATCTGGAAGATGCCATCAAGGGTGAACAGTATGAAAACACCACCATGTATCCAGAATTCATTAAAGCAGCAATGGAGGAGAAGGTGCCTGAAGCTATAACGTCTTTCACATGGGCGTTCGATACCGAAAAGAAACATCAAGTTTTTTACCAGAATGCGCTCGACGCCCTCAACAACACAAACTCTGAAACCGGTTTGCCAGTTGCATGGGCAGTTTGTCCAAAATGCGGCAATACTTACGATGCTGCCCACGTGGACGATTTCTGTGCTTTCTGCCAAACACCAAAGGAAAAGTTCATCATGTTCTAA
- a CDS encoding TonB-dependent receptor — MKIKEKLFFVLLMLLSLGSHAQEVKVSGLIIDEETQAALPGANVMVKGTFLGTASRNDGSFELKMRSGSYILQVSYSGYQTTEVKVMAPASGLNIALKPVAYDIQNVVVTATKTERALSETPVITQVIPAKIIQQTAVPSVASLIELAVPGVEVAQADNGTSLKVQGLSPQYTLFLVDGNRIAGDTKGDIDYSRLNLVNIDHIEFVRGATSTLYGSNAIGGVFNIITRKPNTPFEATVLSRFGAYGDRNVGAYVGSKVGRLGIDGVYDYKSTNGYDLQPDVPGKTLEASNSHSYTQNVFYNLTPRLEISGKATYYTKKLDHSSPSSYDQRNNDFSYSGKLGWMLGKDGKLDASWLSDRYKTYNLIPQPNGSDDQSIQYDNRYYEARSQYSTSIGSFQKVVAGLDGVTEKLNSPRDSITNRSYSNMEAFIQDEVRLSYSLSLIAGGRFVHNSAFGNHATYQANLMYKISKFSFRGGFGTGYRTPGLKDLYIQYRIPSGYPLFIYGNPNLTPENSNYLNFSVEYSVAKFNTSLSAYRNNITNMISDQFVGVNNGVNDYTYANYGKVEVRGIDYLMSFRLNHSFGVSGGYSFIYSEDKSTGLQMFGTRKHSARLNFDYNFAKGYYSLNANLQVKYLGKMEQEYFDQATYQSYPIMLSDYFMANLAVSQTFYTQLTLTVGIDNLFDYTDKTHLSTYSPGRTFFVGLRYDFD; from the coding sequence TGGTAGCCATGCACAGGAAGTAAAGGTTTCAGGGTTAATTATTGATGAGGAAACTCAGGCCGCACTGCCGGGTGCCAATGTGATGGTAAAGGGAACATTTCTCGGCACGGCATCCAGAAATGATGGCAGCTTTGAACTCAAGATGCGAAGTGGCAGCTACATCCTTCAGGTCAGCTACAGTGGATATCAAACTACTGAGGTTAAGGTAATGGCTCCAGCATCTGGATTGAATATTGCGCTTAAACCGGTTGCATATGATATCCAAAATGTAGTGGTTACTGCCACCAAAACTGAGCGGGCGCTTTCGGAAACGCCGGTAATCACGCAGGTAATTCCTGCCAAAATCATTCAGCAAACCGCTGTGCCTAGCGTTGCCTCTCTCATTGAACTTGCTGTACCGGGAGTAGAGGTGGCACAAGCCGATAATGGAACTTCGTTGAAGGTTCAGGGGCTCAGTCCGCAATACACCCTTTTTCTGGTAGATGGTAACCGCATTGCTGGTGATACCAAGGGCGATATTGACTATTCACGTTTAAACCTTGTGAATATTGACCACATTGAATTTGTAAGAGGAGCCACCAGTACGCTTTACGGCTCCAATGCCATTGGAGGAGTGTTTAACATCATTACCCGCAAGCCCAATACCCCTTTTGAAGCAACCGTTCTTAGCCGTTTTGGTGCCTATGGTGATCGAAACGTTGGAGCCTATGTCGGTTCTAAGGTGGGTAGGCTCGGCATCGATGGTGTTTACGACTACAAGTCAACCAATGGTTACGATCTTCAGCCGGATGTTCCGGGGAAGACTTTGGAGGCCAGCAATTCCCACAGCTACACCCAAAATGTATTTTATAACCTAACTCCTCGGCTTGAGATTTCAGGGAAGGCAACATACTATACCAAGAAGTTGGATCATTCTAGCCCCTCAAGCTACGATCAGAGAAACAACGACTTTAGCTACTCTGGCAAGCTAGGTTGGATGCTTGGGAAGGATGGTAAGTTGGATGCCTCCTGGCTTAGTGACCGCTATAAAACGTATAATTTAATTCCTCAGCCTAATGGAAGTGATGACCAGAGTATTCAGTACGACAATCGTTACTATGAGGCAAGAAGTCAATACTCTACTTCCATAGGATCGTTCCAAAAGGTGGTTGCAGGTCTCGATGGTGTTACTGAAAAGTTGAACTCTCCACGTGATAGCATTACCAATCGCAGCTATTCTAACATGGAAGCCTTTATTCAGGATGAAGTAAGGCTATCCTACAGTCTATCCTTGATTGCAGGTGGACGATTTGTACATAACTCTGCATTTGGAAATCATGCCACCTATCAGGCTAATTTGATGTATAAAATTTCCAAGTTCTCATTCAGAGGTGGTTTTGGAACCGGATATAGAACACCGGGCCTAAAAGATTTGTACATCCAATACCGAATCCCCAGTGGCTATCCGCTCTTTATTTATGGTAATCCAAACCTAACGCCGGAAAATTCCAACTATCTCAATTTTTCTGTGGAGTACAGCGTTGCAAAGTTTAATACCTCACTATCGGCGTATCGGAATAATATCACAAATATGATTTCCGACCAGTTTGTGGGTGTAAACAATGGCGTGAACGATTACACCTATGCTAACTACGGAAAAGTAGAGGTGAGGGGAATTGATTATTTGATGAGCTTTAGGCTCAATCACAGTTTTGGTGTCTCTGGGGGGTATAGCTTTATCTATTCGGAGGACAAGTCAACTGGTCTTCAGATGTTTGGCACTCGAAAGCATTCGGCTCGTTTGAATTTTGATTACAATTTTGCCAAGGGTTATTATAGCCTCAACGCAAACCTACAGGTAAAGTATTTGGGAAAGATGGAGCAGGAGTATTTCGACCAAGCTACATACCAAAGCTATCCCATAATGCTCTCCGATTACTTTATGGCCAACCTTGCAGTTTCGCAGACATTCTATACACAACTCACGCTCACAGTTGGAATTGATAATCTATTTGACTACACCGACAAAACACACCTTTCTACCTATAGCCCGGGCCGTACCTTTTTTGTGGGCCTGAGATATGATTTTGATTAG
- a CDS encoding DUF2231 domain-containing protein, producing the protein MFSVSHLHPMLVHFPIALIIAGFALEVFHLIIKKEQCLSRAGFYLLILGTLGAIAAYLAGEFFTNDLAGAAGGIQEIHELFASITLGTVILTLLVRLYLMIKKKEETSLRWVYFTLYALSAIFVGITGFYGGTLVFSYMIGI; encoded by the coding sequence ATGTTTAGCGTTAGTCATTTACACCCAATGCTTGTGCACTTTCCTATTGCACTGATAATAGCTGGATTTGCACTAGAAGTATTTCACCTAATCATTAAGAAGGAACAATGTCTCAGTAGGGCAGGATTTTACCTGCTGATACTTGGTACCCTTGGTGCCATAGCAGCCTATCTTGCTGGTGAGTTTTTCACCAATGACTTAGCTGGAGCTGCCGGTGGAATACAAGAAATTCATGAACTATTTGCAAGCATAACGCTTGGAACGGTAATTTTAACCCTGCTAGTTCGCCTCTACCTAATGATTAAAAAAAAGGAGGAGACTTCACTCAGATGGGTATACTTTACCCTGTATGCACTAAGTGCAATATTTGTAGGAATTACAGGATTTTATGGAGGGACACTTGTTTTCAGTTATATGATTGGAATATAA